TTTTACCCCCTTAATGGTCAAAAAGATCCTTTTAATTAATATATGAGCAAAAAAAAGCGGTGTGCTAAATTAGAGCACACCACTTGCTAATTTCCAGGAACGATAATCATTTCGCCCATATTTTTTCCTTAATTTCGTTTTTTCTATTTTACCTGTAGGATTGCGCGGTATTTGATCGAAAAAAACCATTCGCGGTCTTTTATAGCGGGGCAGAGCTTGACAAAAATCCAAAACCTCTTCCTCCGTAAGCCTACTTTCAGCCTTTACCTCTACAATGGCAGCAGGTATTTCCCCTAATCTTTGATCAGGCAAACCAATCAAAGCCACATCACGAATTTTTTCATGTCTGCGTAAAAAATCCTCTATTTCCACAGGATAAATGTTTTCTCCCCCCATGATTATCACATCTTTTTTGCGATCCACCAAATAAATAAATCCCTCTTGATCTTTGCGGGCTATATCACCGGTAAATAACCAACCATTTTTTAATACTTGGGCAGTAGCCTGTGAATTTTTATAATAGCCTTTCATGACTCCCGGACCTTTAATTATTAATTCCCCTTCCTTACCTAAAGGTACAGGCTGACCTGTAGAGTCAACAATTTTTGCCTGCCAATTAAAACCAGGTTTACCTATCGCCCCAACCTTATGAATATTTTCTATTCCCAAATGAATACAGCCAGGTCCAGTAGCCTCACTTAAACCATAATTTGTATCATACTTCTGCCAAGGAAAAAATCTACGCCAACGCTGAATTAAACTAGGTGGAACAGGTTGAGCACCAATATGCATTAGACGCCACCCTTTAAGTTGATAATCCCGCAAATGAAGCCTCTTACTTTCCAAAGCATCCAGAATATCCTGTGCCCAGGGAACCAAAAGCCAAACTATACTTACCTTTTCTTGGAAGACGGTCTCCAGAATCCATTCTGGTTTCACACCACGCAAAAGCACAGCCCTCCCCCCTACCAAAAGACTGCCCAACCAATGTATTTTCGCCCCAGTATGATATAAAGGGGGGATACAAAGGAAATTATCACGGCGAGTTTGTTGGTGATGATTTTTTTCGGTAAAAGCCGCTGCTGTTAAATTGGCCTGTGTTAAAACAATTGGTTTAGGTTTACCTGTAGTACCTGAAGTAAAATAAAGAGCAGCCTCATCTTGAGCCTTAATTTCAATTTGCGGCTCGTCAAATGAGGCCTGTTTAATCATTGACCAAAAACTATAAACACCCACAGGTGGTTGTTCGTCCAAAACTACGAAAAGCTTGACGAAATCAAGTTCACGTTTAATTAGTGCTATTTTTTCCATAAATTCCGGACCATAAAGCAGTGCCCGAGCCTTTACTGTTTGTAAACACGTTTTTATCTCTTTGGCGGTAAAGCGAAAATTTAGGGGTACTGCCAAAGCCCCAGTTTTTAAAATTCCCAAATAGGCCGGCAGCCATTCCAAACAATTGGTCATTAATAAAGCTACCCGATCACCTTTTTTAATACCTTTTGTCAATAAAGCATTAGCCCATTGGTTAGCTATTTGTTCAAATTCCCGCCAAGTTAACTCCCGCCGTCTATTTTTAGCTGGCTCGCGTTCAATAAGACTAATTTCCTGTGGATAAACTTTAGCATTATAAGTTAACAATGTGGTAATTAACATGTCAAATCCCTTCCTTCCTACCATCCTCCTCTGCTCATTTTACCACATTTTTTTTAAAAATTAAATACCTCAATAGTGCCAATTTCTCAATCGCAGTGCATTTAACACTACCGTCAAAGAACTAAGGGCCATAGCGGCACCTGCAAAAACGGGATT
Above is a window of Clostridia bacterium DNA encoding:
- a CDS encoding AMP-binding protein, coding for MLITTLLTYNAKVYPQEISLIEREPAKNRRRELTWREFEQIANQWANALLTKGIKKGDRVALLMTNCLEWLPAYLGILKTGALAVPLNFRFTAKEIKTCLQTVKARALLYGPEFMEKIALIKRELDFVKLFVVLDEQPPVGVYSFWSMIKQASFDEPQIEIKAQDEAALYFTSGTTGKPKPIVLTQANLTAAAFTEKNHHQQTRRDNFLCIPPLYHTGAKIHWLGSLLVGGRAVLLRGVKPEWILETVFQEKVSIVWLLVPWAQDILDALESKRLHLRDYQLKGWRLMHIGAQPVPPSLIQRWRRFFPWQKYDTNYGLSEATGPGCIHLGIENIHKVGAIGKPGFNWQAKIVDSTGQPVPLGKEGELIIKGPGVMKGYYKNSQATAQVLKNGWLFTGDIARKDQEGFIYLVDRKKDVIIMGGENIYPVEIEDFLRRHEKIRDVALIGLPDQRLGEIPAAIVEVKAESRLTEEEVLDFCQALPRYKRPRMVFFDQIPRNPTGKIEKTKLRKKYGRNDYRSWKLASGVL